TCTCTAATAAGAGAGGAGGCAATGCATCTTGCAAAACAGCATTTCTGAATGACAGATCATCGTTCCACAATTCTTCACTTGATGACAGTTGATCTGCCAAGTCGTTGATAGCGATGGAGAGATCGTTTGACAAATCAGACAGTGGTTTGCCTGTTTCCTTGTTCAGAGCCCACAGTGACTCAAACTCACTCTCAGCATTGGCAACAATGACTTTCTGTACTTGCTTAACATACTCCTGGTAAAATTCTGGCTTGACTCCCGTCTTTGGGTCTAGGCACATGTTAGACAAGAACCCTTCATCATCGAAAGATAAAGCTGCCAAGACTTCCAGCGAGGAGGAAGTGACACCACCTTTGTTTGTAGAAGCATCCTTAAACAGAACAGTCccagctttttcaagttgaacCTTAGCGGCTTGACTGATAAACAAGTTGGCACCTTCCACAATGAAGGGAATGTAAGACTTACCAGTGTTCTCGTCAATCAAGAAATGGACGTTGTTAGCATCAATGGAGTTTGGTCTACCTCCACATGGAACAAACAGCTTCAGTCTATCCTTACCAAAAACTTCAGCAATCTTAAGATGGAATGTGTTTCTGAAAACAGTTCCATTGGTGATAATCTTTCCATCTGGAGTTTTAAAGTCAACATCATCCACTGATACAAAGTATCCTTTTGGAGAGAGTTTGGTTCTGTCAAATTGGTCAAccatctttctctttgtagCCAGAGAGAGAAGCTCTGCCTTGTCAAGACCGTTTTCATCCACGATGACACCAGATCCATCGACGATCGCAACATAAGACTCGTCTCTTGACAGCTTGATCTCGTTAGATCCTAGATCACCATCCGGACCACCAGTCTGCAATTTAGTAATCTTGGACAAATCTTTAATATCAAGCTTTTCATAGATCTTGTTGACATAAGCTCTAACAGATAGAGATGTCATTCCGTATTCGTCGTGGGGTATACCACCCAATGTTTGAGATTTTCCAGTGAAAAATGATTTCCACCAAGGAGCACCTCTTTTACGAGCATGCAAAGTGGCCCAATCAACGTAACCAGCACTATTTTCATCTGGACCCATGAACAAAATTTCGGGCTTGTTGTAAAGATCAACGATGCCGTTAGATTTGTCCTGGTgatccaacaacaacaaatcCATTAGCGAGTCAATATACTTGATAAAGCATTCTTTTGGACGCTCTTGAGCCTGTGGGTCCAAAAGGATAACACCTTTAGCCCCGCCCTCGGGGATatctttgttctttctctgtTGTGTACTGGCTAAGTTGTAGTTCTCGTCAAACAGATTACGTTTATTAACATTATAGTTTTCAACGGAACGTGATTTGACAATTCTGATACCACCTCTTGCAATATCTCTGAATCTGATGTGGAAACCTCTGAACTCAGatccaacaacaaagaACATTCCAAACGGCTTATTTGGATACTCAAGAGCTGGAAGGAAGGAGGGTTCCAATCTGAAAGAAATTGCAATCTTCGAAGGAAGGAAGAAATTCGTTTTCAGAATACTCTTATTGAACGAGAAAAGGGCTCTCAGAATGAGAGCATGTCTTTGATTCTGGGAACAGGCATGATTCAAcagattttcaaagtcGCTCTCAGATTTAATTGGCTCAATGGCTTCCAAACGTTTGTAGGACAATGTCTTCTCCAGCTTCGAATTGATGTAGTGGACATCGGCAAAAGAACGGTACAATTTCTTGACCAAAGGCGTCTGCTTCTTGAAGACCTCAGTAATGTAGTCTTGGGTGAAAGTCTCCGTACGCAATCTGTCCTTAATCTTGGATAGAATCTCAAAGTGGAGTAAGTTCTTGTTTGGATTCAAGATTTCCAGAAGAGACTGGTACTCAGTACCAAGtctgttcaagaaatggGTAACAAAGATTACACCGCAATGAGCGTAGATGCATTCTTGAATTGACAGCTCACCTTTAGCAAACTCCtcttggaaaatgttgTGAGGGATTGTGTACAAAAGAGAAGCTTCCTTAACAACTTGGTCAATCGGAAATTGAATGAAGGAAGAGTCTCCTGCATCTGGAGGGGTTATATACATTGAAATAATGGAAATGCCATTACTGAATTGCTCAACGTACTTTCTGGTAACTTTAAGTCCGTAAAATTGACACAAACTAGTTAAGGCAGAGTTATAACGAGGAGAGCTGTTCTGGCGGTAACCAATAATAACTCTATGCTCACCAGTGGACTTGATTCCAAAATGCTTGATTATTGGACCGTCAACGGCTGCGACGTCGTTGATGATCTCGGAGTAGAGCCTCTTGGTGTGATTGGAGCAGATTTTAAGAAAGGTCTCATCACTGATTTTGGTCAGATCTAAGCTCTCAGATTCAGCAGCAGGAGCTGCCTTTGGGAAGGAACACTTGTACACGAAGTAGCAACGAACATTACCAACTGCGGAACTGAAAGACTCCAATCTGTAACCAGGGGAGTCGACTCCGTGATCCAAATACCTGTCATCAATGCGTTCTTCGTAGTTGATCAGTTTGAACTGAGGGGACTTCGGATCAGAGGAGTCAAAGTAGACAGCGTGATCATCAGCCTCTCTCTTGTGTTGCAACGTAGGGTTTTCATTTTCGCCTCTTGAGTAAGATTCCAACTTGGCAGAGTACAAAGCATGGATATGAGACACAATACCTTGAACGGACTCCCTTGCGAAGTACACGTCGTCTATTCCAAGGGACTCATAGAACCATCTAACTTCGGACTCGATTAGTGGTTCTGGGATAAATCCGGCCTCGTCTAGAGCGTCCTGGACCTTTTCGATCTGATCCAGTTTGCCCTCAAACGGCAATGGGTTGTATCCCGATTTCTTGAGTTCATCGTCGCTAAGATTGTCAAAGGAACGAGAGCTGAAGTTGTTGTTTAGTGTCAAATTAGACACTTGGAGTCTGTCGACCATAGTGGGTTGGGAGTTTAGTGGGGGGTAGTTTTAGTTTCTTTCTACTAATTGAGTCAAGGGCGAGATTCGTCTGGGCGATCTGGAGCTATTTATACGGAgttttttgctttttctGTTTGTGGGGGAAAAAAATGACTTAAGAGATGCCTCATCGAGACCCCATCGGTCGTGATTATTTTTTTAGAAAAACCTCTGAAAACCACAATGCCAGAAGGATGCAAGATAATGAGAGAAGACCAGAGGGAGGGGAGAGCCAAGAAATATTGCGGCATTTCTGTGGCCAGATCTAATTTGGCTTAGCAGGTTGCAATCCGCTTGAAGGAGATGAGTTGCCTAGGGATAGCTGGGTGACTGGTAGGCGATAGGAGAGGTTCGACGGTCTAGGTTTGCAATAGGAATGCCTTTCCCTGGAGCCATGGCATTTCCGTTTGTCCTGAAAAATTAACGCCCTTGCCAACGTCCGTATACCCCAGATAGCCATGGTTGAGTCCAATCTATGTGTCATCTGAAAGTGAAAGCCGCTGGAATTATCCGAACATGAGAGGGTTTTGTTTTCATGAGATGAGCTAGAACGCCAAAGGCGCGGGATaaaaagaagatgaattaaaagaaaaaagaaattccaGATAACCATAGAGATTGACTGATAACGGCGACAAGATGAGGAAATGGACGGAAAAACTTTCTGTCAATCTCAAATCTGACTCCTGTCGGTGGTTAAACTGATTATCctgaagttttggaagaaacttAATGGTTGGATGAGATGAGAGAGATGACCCCTCCTCTTCCCGGAACGGTAACCCCGAAACTTTCTCCGTATTAACTAAGAACAGCTTTTCCCGCTAATTAGGAAGGACATACCGAGCGCAAATTTGAGGAGACGTAAACGTAAACAGAGAAAACGGTTCTAGCAAAC
This window of the Komagataella phaffii GS115 chromosome 2, complete sequence genome carries:
- a CDS encoding NAD(+)-dependent glutamate dehydrogenase, degrades glutamate to ammonia and alpha-ketoglutarate; translated protein: MVDRLQVSNLTLNNNFSSRSFDNLSDDELKKSGYNPLPFEGKLDQIEKVQDALDEAGFIPEPLIESEVRWFYESLGIDDVYFARESVQGIVSHIHALYSAKLESYSRGENENPTLQHKREADDHAVYFDSSDPKSPQFKLINYEERIDDRYLDHGVDSPGYRLESFSSAVGNVRCYFVYKCSFPKAAPAAESESLDLTKISDETFLKICSNHTKRLYSEIINDVAAVDGPIIKHFGIKSTGEHRVIIGYRQNSSPRYNSALTSLCQFYGLKVTRKYVEQFSNGISIISMYITPPDAGDSSFIQFPIDQVVKEASLLYTIPHNIFQEEFAKGELSIQECIYAHCGVIFVTHFLNRLGTEYQSLLEILNPNKNLLHFEILSKIKDRLRTETFTQDYITEVFKKQTPLVKKLYRSFADVHYINSKLEKTLSYKRLEAIEPIKSESDFENLLNHACSQNQRHALILRALFSFNKSILKTNFFLPSKIAISFRLEPSFLPALEYPNKPFGMFFVVGSEFRGFHIRFRDIARGGIRIVKSRSVENYNVNKRNLFDENYNLASTQQRKNKDIPEGGAKGVILLDPQAQERPKECFIKYIDSLMDLLLLDHQDKSNGIVDLYNKPEILFMGPDENSAGYVDWATLHARKRGAPWWKSFFTGKSQTLGGIPHDEYGMTSLSVRAYVNKIYEKLDIKDLSKITKLQTGGPDGDLGSNEIKLSRDESYVAIVDGSGVIVDENGLDKAELLSLATKRKMVDQFDRTKLSPKGYFVSVDDVDFKTPDGKIITNGTVFRNTFHLKIAEVFGKDRLKLFVPCGGRPNSIDANNVHFLIDENTGKSYIPFIVEGANLFISQAAKVQLEKAGTVLFKDASTNKGGVTSSSLEVLAALSFDDEGFLSNMCLDPKTGVKPEFYQEYVKQVQKVIVANAESEFESLWALNKETGKPLSDLSNDLSIAINDLADQLSSSEELWNDDLSFRNAVLQDALPPLLLEKIGIESIVNRVPVNYLKALFATRLASRFVYTRGIDANPARFLEFISSLKREYKSRGL